In one window of Phoenix dactylifera mitochondrion, complete genome DNA:
- the atp8 gene encoding ATP synthase F0 subunit 8, whose protein sequence is MPQLDKFTYFTQLFWSCLILFTFYIPICNDGDGVLGISRILKLRNQLLSHRGNKIGSNDPKTLEDISRKGFRTGVSYMYSSLFEVSQWCKTVDYLGKRRKITLISCFGEISGSRGMERNILYLISKSSYNTSSSRITCRNDIMLIHVPHGQGSIVF, encoded by the coding sequence ATGCCTCAACTTGATAAATTCACATATTTTACACAATTATTCTGGTCATGCCTTATCCTCTTTACTTTTTATATTCCTATATGCAATGATGGAGATGGAGTACTTGGAATCAGCAGAATTCTCAAACTACGGAACCAACTGCTTTCGCACCGAGGGAACAAGATCGGGAGCAACGATCCTAAGACTTTGGAAGATATCTCGAGAAAAGGTTTTCGCACCGGTGTTTCCTATATGTACTCCAGTTTATTCGAAGTATCCCAATGGTGTAAGACCGTCGACTATTTGGGAAAAAGGAGGAAAATCACTTTGATCTCTTGTTTCGGAGAAATAAGTGGCTCACGAGGAATGGAAAGAAACATTCTCTATTTGATCTCGAAGTCCTCATATAACACTTCTTCCAGTCGGATCACTTGTAGGAATGACATAATGCTCATCCATGTTCCACACGGCCAAGGAAGCATCGTTTTTTAA
- the orf142 gene encoding orf142 produces MSGGAKRSSLNQTLNEIEIDSFLDIRIDGWIYLSIHIYFARSPKSLIWPGNKALLWAQEAKGMSSAASPPHFFISPCPFRMRFARHWRFALLLFLHWTVRMDFAVLSQRKWKGLYHIEMSIRFPPQMRWGISHLCPFIFLN; encoded by the coding sequence ATGAGCGGGGGGGCTAAGCGCAGTTCTTTGAATCAAACGTTGAATGAAATCGAAATCGATTCTTTTTTAGATATCCGGATAGATGGATGGATCTATCTTTCTATTCATATATATTTTGCAAGAAGCCCCAAATCCTTGATTTGGCCAGGAAACAAAGCACTGCTTTGGGCCCAGGAAGCGAAGGGAATGAGCTCGGCTGCTTCTCCTCCACACTTCTTTATTTCTCCGTGCCCGTTCCGCATGCGCTTCGCGCGCCATTGGCGCTTTGCTCTCCTCTTATTTCTTCATTGGACGGTTCGGATGGACTTCGCCGTTCTTTCCCAACGAAAATGGAAAGGGCTGTATCACATCGAGATGTCGATTCGTTTTCCGCCCCAAATGAGATGGGGAATTAGTCACCTCTGTCCCTTCATCTTTCTGAATTGA
- the nad9 gene encoding NADH dehydrogenase subunit 9 yields the protein MDNQSIFKYSWETFPKKWVHKMKRSEHGNRSYTNTDYPFPLLCFLKWHTYTRVQVSIDICGVDHPSRKRRFEVVHNLLSTRYNSRIRVQTSADEVTRISPVVSPFPSAGRWEREVLDMSGVSSINHPDLRRISTDYGFEGHPLRKDFPLSGYVEVRYDDPEKRVVSEPIEMTQEFRYFDSASPWEQRSDG from the coding sequence ATGGATAACCAATCCATTTTCAAATATAGTTGGGAGACTTTCCCCAAGAAATGGGTACATAAAATGAAAAGATCGGAACATGGGAATAGATCTTATACCAATACTGACTACCCATTTCCATTGTTGTGCTTTCTAAAATGGCATACCTATACAAGGGTTCAAGTTTCGATCGATATTTGCGGAGTTGATCATCCCTCTCGAAAACGAAGATTTGAAGTTGTCCATAATTTACTGAGTACTCGGTATAACTCACGCATTCGTGTACAAACAAGTGCAGACGAAGTAACACGAATATCTCCAGTAGTCAGTCCATTTCCATCAGCCGGCCGGTGGGAGCGAGAAGTATTGGATATGTCTGGTGTTTCTTCCATCAATCATCCGGATTTACGCCGTATATCAACAGATTATGGTTTCGAGGGTCATCCATTACGAAAAGACTTTCCTCTGAGTGGATATGTGGAAGTACGCTATGATGATCCAGAGAAACGTGTGGTTTCTGAACCCATTGAGATGACCCAAGAATTTCGCTATTTCGATTCTGCTAGTCCTTGGGAACAGCGTAGCGACGGATAA